One segment of Candidatus Woesearchaeota archaeon DNA contains the following:
- a CDS encoding histidine phosphatase family protein produces the protein MKLIIVRHGETKDNIEGITQGQSDSQLTQKGIDQAKKVAISLKDEKLDFAYSSDLSRTMNTAKEIIQFHQNLALIKNSELREQNKGVYERLPRYVINEAVESVGLPYYKFRPLDGESVLEVNDRIKKFLEELKSKHDKETILVVGHGVPIACMLVNLLNEKIVNFAKFLPIENTGIFVININGMGIGDLIKQNCSKHLITSPIYNP, from the coding sequence ATGAAATTAATTATTGTTAGACATGGAGAAACTAAAGACAATATTGAAGGAATTACTCAAGGACAATCAGATAGTCAATTAACACAAAAAGGGATTGACCAAGCAAAAAAAGTAGCAATAAGTTTAAAAGACGAAAAACTTGATTTTGCATATTCTAGTGATCTTTCCAGGACAATGAATACTGCTAAAGAAATTATTCAATTTCATCAAAACTTAGCATTAATTAAAAATTCTGAATTAAGAGAGCAAAACAAAGGAGTTTATGAACGACTACCTCGCTATGTCATTAACGAAGCAGTTGAAAGTGTCGGACTCCCATATTATAAATTTAGACCCTTAGATGGAGAATCAGTTTTAGAAGTTAATGATCGCATTAAAAAATTCTTAGAAGAACTCAAATCCAAACATGATAAAGAAACAATCTTAGTAGTGGGGCATGGAGTTCCAATTGCATGTATGCTCGTTAATTTATTAAATGAAAAAATTGTTAATTTTGCAAAATTTCTTCCAATAGAAAATACAGGAATTTTTGTTATCAATATTAATGGAATGGGAATTGGAGACTTAATTAAACAAAATTGTTCTAAACATTTAATTACAAGTCCAATCTATAATCCCTAA
- the serS gene encoding serine--tRNA ligase: protein MFNIKLIRENKEEVIKNLERRKEPEFIKMVEEVFEKDGEWRKKQFELQKLKKDKNEINKEIAALKKIGQNATAKLADAKLIPQKIEVAELEVVQMKERIDFLLMRIPNLLHETVPYGADDNENVEVKKWGTPKTFDFELKTHAEIAEELGVADFERSRKIAGKGFYFLKGDLALLNQAIIRLATELLVKRGYTYVEPPLMLRREAYEGVTDLADFETVMFKIEDDDRYMIATAEHPMAAQFMNETIDEENLPLKYVGYSMSFRREIGTRGVDEKGLFRTHQFNKVEQFIFCKPEDSWKFHEELLKNSEDIFQALGIPYRVVNICTGDIGIVASKKYDVEAWMPRQKQYREVCSNSNCTDYQARRLNIRCGKEGGDKRLLHTLNNTAVATSRAMVAILENYQNKDGTITIPEALRPFMFGKEKIEPLKKF, encoded by the coding sequence ATGTTCAATATCAAACTAATAAGAGAAAATAAAGAAGAAGTTATAAAAAATTTAGAGCGAAGAAAAGAACCTGAATTTATCAAAATGGTTGAAGAAGTTTTTGAAAAAGATGGTGAGTGGCGAAAAAAACAATTTGAATTGCAAAAACTCAAAAAAGACAAAAATGAAATTAATAAAGAAATTGCTGCGCTTAAAAAAATAGGTCAAAATGCAACAGCAAAACTTGCAGATGCTAAACTAATTCCTCAAAAAATTGAAGTAGCAGAATTAGAAGTAGTTCAAATGAAAGAAAGAATTGATTTTCTTTTAATGCGAATTCCAAATTTACTTCATGAAACAGTTCCGTATGGTGCGGATGATAATGAGAATGTAGAAGTAAAAAAATGGGGCACTCCAAAAACTTTTGACTTTGAACTTAAAACTCATGCAGAAATTGCGGAAGAATTAGGTGTTGCAGATTTTGAACGAAGTAGAAAAATTGCTGGAAAAGGATTTTATTTTTTGAAAGGAGATCTTGCGCTGTTAAATCAAGCAATAATTAGACTTGCTACGGAGTTATTAGTTAAGAGGGGATATACTTATGTTGAACCTCCATTAATGTTGCGACGAGAAGCGTATGAGGGAGTAACTGATCTGGCTGATTTTGAAACGGTGATGTTTAAAATTGAGGATGATGATCGCTATATGATTGCAACTGCAGAACATCCAATGGCAGCACAATTTATGAATGAAACAATTGATGAAGAAAATTTGCCTTTAAAATATGTTGGTTATTCTATGTCTTTTAGACGAGAAATTGGGACTCGCGGAGTAGATGAAAAAGGTCTTTTTAGAACACATCAGTTTAACAAAGTAGAACAATTTATTTTTTGTAAACCTGAAGATAGTTGGAAATTTCATGAAGAATTATTAAAAAATTCTGAAGATATATTTCAAGCGCTAGGAATTCCATACAGAGTTGTAAATATTTGTACGGGAGACATTGGAATTGTTGCCTCAAAGAAATATGATGTTGAAGCTTGGATGCCACGACAAAAACAATATAGAGAAGTATGTTCAAACTCTAATTGTACAGATTACCAAGCACGAAGATTAAATATTAGGTGTGGTAAGGAAGGTGGAGATAAAAGACTACTCCATACTTTAAACAATACTGCGGTAGCTACATCTCGAGCAATGGTTGCAATACTTGAAAATTATCAGAACAAAGATGGAACAATAACTATTCCTGAAGCTCTGCGGCCATTTATGTTTGGAAAAGAAAAAATAGAACCTTTGAAAAAGTTTTAA
- the serB gene encoding phosphoserine phosphatase SerB, translating into MVVPLVIFDMDGTLLACETLEVIAKEIGVVKEVKEITDAAMNGKLDFEEAVKMRLNLLRGIGVEKIVEIAHELPLMQGAQRTINVLKKKGFKIGIITGGFELVAEVIADKLGVDFFVANKLEVVGGVLTGEFKLNVNGNKDLLLRNAALHWGAKITVAVGDGANDIPMLKEADLGIGFNGKPVVVAAANKNIQNDLRNILPIIDPIVQKFLNKVK; encoded by the coding sequence GTGGTTGTCCCTCTTGTCATATTTGATATGGATGGGACTTTGCTTGCCTGTGAAACATTAGAAGTTATTGCAAAAGAGATTGGAGTTGTCAAAGAAGTAAAAGAAATAACTGATGCTGCAATGAATGGTAAATTAGATTTTGAAGAAGCAGTTAAAATGAGATTAAATCTTTTACGAGGAATAGGTGTTGAAAAAATAGTTGAGATCGCGCATGAACTTCCTTTAATGCAGGGCGCACAAAGAACAATTAATGTTTTGAAAAAAAAAGGATTTAAAATTGGGATTATAACTGGAGGATTTGAACTAGTTGCAGAAGTTATAGCAGATAAATTGGGCGTTGATTTTTTTGTGGCAAATAAGTTGGAAGTAGTGGGTGGAGTATTGACTGGAGAATTTAAGTTAAATGTGAATGGAAATAAAGATTTGTTGTTAAGAAATGCTGCATTGCATTGGGGTGCAAAAATAACGGTTGCAGTTGGAGATGGTGCAAATGACATACCTATGTTAAAAGAAGCAGATTTGGGTATAGGATTTAATGGGAAACCAGTTGTTGTGGCTGCAGCTAATAAAAATATACAAAATGACTTAAGAAATATATTGCCAATTATAGACCCTATAGTGCAAAAATTTTTAAATAAAGTAAAATAA